The following is a genomic window from uncultured Draconibacterium sp..
GATGCCCATGGGAAAAATTTCTCAATTCTTTTTGAAGAGAATGGGGCGGAGACCCTTTCGCCATTTTACGATATTCTATGTACTCAGGTCTATTCCGGCTATCACAAAGGGAAAATGGCGATGAAGCTTGGCGGCAAATACCGGTTTAAGGATGTAGGAATCCGCCATTTTGATAAATTGGCGCAAGAAAACGGTTTCAGGGAAGATTATGTGCGCGGTGTGCTTGTTCGAATGATGAACCGGACGGCGCACGGTGTAACGGATTTGTGGTCAGAATATAAGAAAGACCCGAAAACTGCATCGCCCGTCTATAAAAAAATCGTTGGGCAAATTGCGCGTATCCATCAACAAATGGACAGGGAACAGCATTGATACCGTGTTGGTATGACGTTTACCTGGCAAGGAAATTGTTCTTTATTCTTCTGTATTTAAAAGCGAGGCAGAAAGAGAATCTTTCATGTATGTTTAAAAGGAATATTGGCTATCGCGAGTGCTTTGGCAAGTAATCGTTCCTGCTCTTTCTTGATTGCTATTTCACGTTCAAGACGCTCAAAAATAGGTAGTAGTTTTACCCTGCTTACTTTATCTTCTGACATGAAATAAGTACAATAATATCGTGCTTTATAGAGTCTTTCTAAGGTAATGGTTGAGTCTTCGTTTGATGTGCTGGTGGATGGTGCCATGCTATTATCCTTTCTCTTATCTGCTGCAAATCAATGAATAGTGTACCGCTTCTTTTCATTTTTCTCACCCCAATATTTTCTGAAAAAATTGTGGCTTTATTTTATTGATTATCCGTATTTTTGCAAAATAAGCTAAATATTGCTCGACAGAATAAGCTAAATGTGATACAACAGAATAGGCTAAATATTGTACGGCGATATAAGCTAAAATAAATACAGATTTTAAATTAAGGTAAGATAACTATGGCAACACCATCTGAAAAACTGGCACAATCACTTGAAGTTTTACAAAAACTACAAAATGAAAATGGCCTTGCCGTTATCAAGGCTGATGCGCTATCTCGAACCCATAAAGAAAGGCTTCTTGCAAATGGATTTATCGAAGAGGTGATGAAAGGATGGTTTATTGCCACAAGGCCGGATGCTCCAAACGGTGATACGACATCTTGGTACACGTCTTTTTGGAATTTCGTACAGGTTTATCTTACATCCAGATTTGAGGGGAATTGGTGTCTTTCTCCAGACCAGTCATTACTACTTTCTGTTGGAAACAGAACCGTCCCGTCACAGCTTTTGGTTCGTTCGCCTAAGGCGAGGAATAAAGTCACACAGCTTATTCACAATACATCCATTCTTGATATGCGGTTGTCATTACCGCCCAAAGACGACATTGCAGTACTGGATGGATTAAATGTATTTTCTTTGGAAAGTGGATTGATTGCCGTTAATGCCGATTTCTTTACACGTAATTCAATTGACGCAAGAGCCTGTCTTGCTATGGTCAAGGATGCTTCGGTACTCTTGGCAAAGCTGTTGGAAGGTGGACATAGCGTGATTGCCGGACGTTTGGCTGGGGCTTTTCGGAATATCGGCAATGAACGCATTGCGGACACCATTGTTAAAACCATGAAATCGGCCGGATACACCATTCGGGAGGAAGACCCGTTTGCTGAAAAACTGCCGGAAAACATTATCGGAATTCGGGAAACCTCGCCCTATGTCAGCCGGATAAAGCTGATGTGGCACCAGATGCGCGGTGCGGTCATTGAAAATTTCCCAGAATCTAAGGCATTACCTACGGATATTGAATCCTATATGAAAGAAGTCGAGGAACAATATGCCGAAGATGCTTATCATTCCTTGTCCATCGAAGGCTACCGCGTCACGCCTGAACTGATTGAACGGGTGAGGGATGGAAACTGGAATCCCGATGGCAATGACGCGGATAGGGAAACCCGTAATGCCATGGCCGCACGGGGGTATTATCAGGCATTTCAGGCCGTAAAAGAAAGTATCAAGAAAATCCTTGCCGGAGAAAACCCGGGAGAGGTTGCCGATATGGAACATGGCGACTGGTATCGTGAATTGTTTGCCCCAAGTGTTGTTGCTGGATTATTAAAACCTGCCGACCTTGCCGGATATCGGAATAATCAGGTTTATATCAAAGGCTCAAAACATACGCCGCTTAGCCCCGAGGCCGTGCGCGATGCCATTCCCGCACTGTTTGAATTGTTACGTAGTGAAGATAACGCAGGTGTTCGGGCAGTTTTAGGACACTTCGTTTTTGTCTATATCCACCCCTATATGGATGGTAACGGACGTATCGGACGGTTCCTTTTCAATACCATGTTGGCCTCTGGCGGGTATTCGTGGACTGTTATTCCGGTTGAGCAAAGGGACAGCTACATGGCGGCACTGGAACGCGCCAGCGTTGACGGGGACATTCGTGATTTTGCAAGGTTCTTGGGGGATTTGGCCAGTGTGCAAGCTAAATAGATTGCCGTTACTTTAAAAATATTGCGATTTAGGTACTCAGAGTACCGAGTTTGGTTTCAAATTGAAAAACCATACTAAGATACCGCACAGAAGTTTTTACAAATCACTTTCGGACAAGCTCAATCATTGTCCTCTTTTTTGGCAAAGGGAAAAATATAAGTTATGGTGCAGTACATTCCAAGTTATAATAATTACTCAAAACCTTGGTAACCTCTTTTTGACGGCTTTCTGAAACTAAAACATCACCTGTTCCCATTATCTCATAGATTGCATCAGCCATTTCTCTTGCTGTTTCTTCCAATCCTTTTTGGGTATCCGGCTTTTTATTATTCATTCGTTGGGAATGTTTTTTGTGTTTAGACTTTCTCTTGTTTATACCCATTTTAATTTTATCTCCTTATTGTACTTCTCTTCAATAGCATTGCAAACTTACGCTATTTACTTGATGATGTACAGTTCTGGGTAGACAACAATACCTATGAGCCGGATGAAATTGCTACACGGTTTCATCATCGCATGGTTTTTATCCATCCGTTTCCCAATGGTAATGGTCGGCATGCACGGTTGATTGCTGACACTTTATTGACGGATGTTATGGGATTGGAGCCATTCACCTGGGGAAATGGCGATTTGCTGCATACAGGCGATGTACGGCACGAATATATTGAAGCATTACGGGCTGCTGACAATCACGATTACGAGCCACTGAAAGCTTTTGTAAGAAGTTGATAAGATATAACTGTTTTAAAAAAGAACAATGGAAATAAACAAAAAAGTGCTATATTGTAAAAGCGACTTAACCCTTTAAACGGTAGTTTTATAAAGACTTGGTGGCTATTAAGTTTTTATTTGCAAAGGAAATTTAAAATAAATAAAGCATGTCTAGAATATGTTTTAGCATTTAGCGAGAAATCTTTTACCTTTGTAGTAGGTGCTAAAACTATATCAGGAGCAATTTATGACAACATCAGAATTAGTAAAACAACTTTTTCTATCATTTAGTAGTAAAGATGATAATGCTTTCGAATCTGTTGCTCGTGAGTACATTGACAGAGAAAAGCGAAAGAAGCATACTATTGTTGCCAAAGAACTTGAACAGGCACTTTTTAACAGAACGGCCAGAAAATCGGAGTCTGCTAAACGCTATAAAGATTCAGTTCCAATTCCTCGTGATTCCGAAAAAGGGTTTCCATTATTAGAGATACAATATTGTGACGAAGAAATTGATAACCTTATTGTGTCAGATAATGTTAAAGAGCAGCTTGAACAGGTTATCAGAGAGTTTAAAGACGCAGATGTATTAGCTACATACAATCTCATAAATAAGAGAAAGGTTTTATTTTGTGGAAAGCCAGGAACAGGCAAGACATATTCAGCAAAAATTTTAAGTTCGATTTTAAATATTCCTCTAGTTTATATAAGATTTGATGCAATTATATCTTCATATCTTGGGGAAACCGCAGGTAATCTTAGAAAGGTTTTCGATTTTATTGAGAGTGGAACTTGGGTGGTTTTATTTGATGAGTTTGATATCATTGGGAAGAATAGAGATGATAGTCATGAGCATGGAGAAATAAAAAGGGTTGTTAATAATTTCCTGCAAATGATTGATAATGCAAAAGGAGATAGTATTTTGCTAGCGGCTACAAACCATCAAAATATGTTAGACCCGGCAATCTGGAGGCGTTTTGATGATGTTATATATTTTGATTTGCCAAAGGAAGAGTCCCGTAGAAAATTGATTGAAATTTATTTAAAAGCAATAAAGCGAGAAAGTAATATTGACCTTTCGTTGTTATCTTCAAAAATGGACGGTTTTTCTCCTGCTGATATTAAAATGGCAACTGAAAGTGCAATGAAAAATGCAATAATAAACTCACGGAACTCTCTAACCATGAATGATTTAGATAAAGCTATTGTGGCTTTTATTCAGAGAGAAAAGGTAAAAAATAATAAACTAGGTGACAACAAATAATGACAAATCTTAATCACCTTAACCTACCATCATTTAGCGGAAATATAGATAGATAGACAAATGGTCGTGGAGGTGGTTATAAATTCCCTGCTGGACGTAATAAATCATCTTTTCGAAATAATGCTATTCAAAAAGCTGATGAGTTGAGCTCATCTTTCTCAGCATTAAAAAGAAAGTTTCCGATTAGTCTAAATCCGTCATTGATATATGAAATATCTATCAATCAGGGGGTCTACGTAGACGGATTTGAAAAGATATTAGCGTCGATGGATATTCATGTATTGTCTGTTGCCGAAGGGAAACAAGGGTATTGGGTTGCATTTAGTGATGATGAAAATCTAAGAGCATTTAGGTCAAAGCTTGAAACATATGCTTCTGAATTAGGGCCAAGGTATGATTTCTTTGATGCAATTGATGTCCTGCAAGATATTCCAATTGAGAAGAAAATTGGCAAGGGATTGCGAGACAATCCGCTTGGTGACGTGTCCGATTTTATCGATATTGAGCTTTGGCGGATGAATGACGTTCAAAAAAACGAAGCATTCATAAACGAATTACAAAACGCATATTCAGATAGAACTAAATTAAATATCCATGATAGGTTAATAACAAAATCTTTTGTTCTAATTAGAGTTAAACTAACAAAGGAAACATTTGATGACATTATTCAATTAAAAGAAATTGCAAGAGCGGACAGACCATCAATAACAAAATTTAATCCTTTTGAATACTTCCGTCCAGATGTATCGGATATCGAATTTGAAGAACCTGCTGAAAATGCTGTAGGCGTTTTAGTAGTAGATTCTGGAATTATCTCAAACCACCCAATGCTTGAAAAATGTATTGGTGGAGAAGAGAATTTTCAAAATGGCGAAGAAGCAACACATGACACAGTAGGTCATGGTACCGCGGTTTCAGGGCTTGTTGCATATGGAGATATTGAAAAGTCTTTAGTTGAAAAGAAATTTAAGCCCGAAAATTGGATTTTTTCAGCAAAAGTTATGTATGCCGAACAAATATTCGGAGGTCAACTAAATGCTTGTTATGACCCAAATAAATTGGTGGAACATCAGTTTAAAGATGCTGTTGACCAGTTTTTATCCAATACGGAATTTAATATTAAAGTCGTTAATATTTCTCTTGGCAATGTAAATGAAATTTGGAATAAAAATTTCCAAAGGCAACTACCATTAGCGGCATTGATTGATGAACTTGCAATTGAGTACCCCGGTGTAGTCTTTATTATTTCCACAGGGAATGTTAATCCATCTGATTTTTATGATGAGATTGGCGACATTAAAGACAACTACCCATCCTTTTTGACTGAAAATGATAACTTTAAAATAATTAATCCGGCTACATCTGCACTTGCCTTATCCGTTGGTTCATTAGCGCACAGGCAAAGGATTGAGAATCCTAGATATGGTGATGAACAAATTTTGACACCAATTGCAGAAGAACACTATCCTTCTCCCTTTACCCGTACTGGCTTTGGTGTGAATGGCATGGTAAAGCCGGAACTGATGGAGTATGGTGGAAATTTGATACTGTTTAAAAATCAAGCTGGTTGGATTAAGGAAGATAAAGGCGGGAAGATTGCTGTATTAAACAATAGTACTGTAAATAATATTGTTAAGTTTGATGTTGGTACTAGCTTTTCTGCTCCCAAAGTTGCTCATTTGGCGAGTAAGATAACTTCACAGTTCCCTACCAAATCTGCAAACTATATTAAGAATCTGATGTTAATAGGTGCTGATTACCCATTTAATCCTTCAAAAGAGTTCTACTCTGAAAATGACAAGAAAAAAGCTGAGGTCAAAAATCTTAGAGTCAGTGGATATGGTCATTCAAGATTTGAAAGAGCAATTTATTCTCAAAAAAACAGAGTTGTACTGTTAGACGAAGAC
Proteins encoded in this region:
- a CDS encoding ATP-binding protein, which translates into the protein MTTSELVKQLFLSFSSKDDNAFESVAREYIDREKRKKHTIVAKELEQALFNRTARKSESAKRYKDSVPIPRDSEKGFPLLEIQYCDEEIDNLIVSDNVKEQLEQVIREFKDADVLATYNLINKRKVLFCGKPGTGKTYSAKILSSILNIPLVYIRFDAIISSYLGETAGNLRKVFDFIESGTWVVLFDEFDIIGKNRDDSHEHGEIKRVVNNFLQMIDNAKGDSILLAATNHQNMLDPAIWRRFDDVIYFDLPKEESRRKLIEIYLKAIKRESNIDLSLLSSKMDGFSPADIKMATESAMKNAIINSRNSLTMNDLDKAIVAFIQREKVKNNKLGDNK
- a CDS encoding S8 family peptidase, with translation MDIHVLSVAEGKQGYWVAFSDDENLRAFRSKLETYASELGPRYDFFDAIDVLQDIPIEKKIGKGLRDNPLGDVSDFIDIELWRMNDVQKNEAFINELQNAYSDRTKLNIHDRLITKSFVLIRVKLTKETFDDIIQLKEIARADRPSITKFNPFEYFRPDVSDIEFEEPAENAVGVLVVDSGIISNHPMLEKCIGGEENFQNGEEATHDTVGHGTAVSGLVAYGDIEKSLVEKKFKPENWIFSAKVMYAEQIFGGQLNACYDPNKLVEHQFKDAVDQFLSNTEFNIKVVNISLGNVNEIWNKNFQRQLPLAALIDELAIEYPGVVFIISTGNVNPSDFYDEIGDIKDNYPSFLTENDNFKIINPATSALALSVGSLAHRQRIENPRYGDEQILTPIAEEHYPSPFTRTGFGVNGMVKPELMEYGGNLILFKNQAGWIKEDKGGKIAVLNNSTVNNIVKFDVGTSFSAPKVAHLASKITSQFPTKSANYIKNLMLIGADYPFNPSKEFYSENDKKKAEVKNLRVSGYGHSRFERAIYSQKNRVVLLDEDNIGLNKVKIYSLQLPEVFFSTSGKKRVTVTLTFNPETRSTRGDSYLGNRMEFHLFHSIEPQVLLDKYGVLPDGAETVELPDDIKKKEIELFPGANIRKAGCHQKAWKDYIRQPKNVPTSPISLVLLNFKKWIVDDTYLQDYCISVVFEHEQEIELYNAIRANVQTRARVR
- a CDS encoding Fic family protein, whose translation is MATPSEKLAQSLEVLQKLQNENGLAVIKADALSRTHKERLLANGFIEEVMKGWFIATRPDAPNGDTTSWYTSFWNFVQVYLTSRFEGNWCLSPDQSLLLSVGNRTVPSQLLVRSPKARNKVTQLIHNTSILDMRLSLPPKDDIAVLDGLNVFSLESGLIAVNADFFTRNSIDARACLAMVKDASVLLAKLLEGGHSVIAGRLAGAFRNIGNERIADTIVKTMKSAGYTIREEDPFAEKLPENIIGIRETSPYVSRIKLMWHQMRGAVIENFPESKALPTDIESYMKEVEEQYAEDAYHSLSIEGYRVTPELIERVRDGNWNPDGNDADRETRNAMAARGYYQAFQAVKESIKKILAGENPGEVADMEHGDWYRELFAPSVVAGLLKPADLAGYRNNQVYIKGSKHTPLSPEAVRDAIPALFELLRSEDNAGVRAVLGHFVFVYIHPYMDGNGRIGRFLFNTMLASGGYSWTVIPVEQRDSYMAALERASVDGDIRDFARFLGDLASVQAK
- a CDS encoding mobile mystery protein B; its protein translation is MANLRYLLDDVQFWVDNNTYEPDEIATRFHHRMVFIHPFPNGNGRHARLIADTLLTDVMGLEPFTWGNGDLLHTGDVRHEYIEALRAADNHDYEPLKAFVRS